AATGGATTAGCTGTTATATCCTTCTTCTCCTGTATTGATTCCTCAAATAATCCAGATGTTGTTACGCGCGTGAGTTCTGTACTATCGTATCTTAACAACAGTATCGAGGAGGCACACAGCAAAAGAACGATTCCCACTTCCAAACAACGAGATCTTGGGGATTGGTCACTTCTTCACCTTGTCATGACTTTCCCATGGGATAGAAACCCGCTGTGTATTATATCAATTGAGTTCAGGAAGGAATCCTTTCCAAACTTCCCTGAGTTTCGCTCTCGGTTTCGCAACTTTCTTTCGAAGGGACCAGTAGTGAAAAGTGATGGGGCCCTTTCGTAGCTTTGTATGTTACGTATGAAGGTATGAATATAACTGTCCTCCACTTAAGTTACTGAATAGGATAAAAGTATTGTAAATATTCGAATTATGTTACAGATTATCTATGATATATATGTTCTTGTGCGTATGTGGGGAAGTATTAGGTCTGTGATGTAGTAATTTGGGTGGAACTCAAGTGCctgataataaaaatgctTTTTGGtcatgaaaaataattgaaatgCTAAAGTGGTGTATGGGGGAGAAGTGGGAGGGGAAAGCTggaaagaaatgaaaagtATTAAAGTAgttttgaataaaataataataatagtaataacACGgatctttttttttgtgtcGAAAAGAATTGCCTTTTATTCCTTTCTTAGTTTTCTTCGTTTAATGTCAATAGTAATTGAGCCAGACATCTCTTGGTGGCGACATCATCCATCAGAACTTCTGTGAAGGTGTTGTCTCTTAGCTTGTTTGGGAGTACTACTTTCAGTACACGTCTAGCCTCAAGATCGTCGCTCAACCTCAGATAGCATCTTATTATATGTTTCAGCAGCCTGCCGGGAGGTGTGTGGACAGTCAAATGTTCTACCATGTCCTTTAGTACATTAGTGACCGCATAGAATCTCTCTAATGTGGCACAGATGTATTGTAGCCCAACGTCATCCAGCAAGATCTTCTGTAGAATGAAGATAGCCACGGTCTTTGAGAGCTCGGACGAGGATTCCATGATTCTGAGACACAGTGGCACTATGTCGGTTCTCAACAGGAACCCGATAACATCCTTGGAGTCGTTCTTCACAAGAGCACCAATGACACCGAGGGATGTCAGTCTCAAGTACTCAAAGGTTCTCTGTCTCGAAGTTGTGTTTAGGAATGGGAACAGAAACATTGGGAAATGTGCTTGTAAGAATAGATGTTTGGTTTCTGAGTGGGAAGCCACACATTGCAATAGTACCAGCGCGTTGCAGACCCTGTTAGATAACTGGCTGGTAAGGAGTTGTGGTTGAAGCATTGGGTACACGGATATTATTTCGTTCAGCAGTGAGGTCATGACGCCAAAGGAGGACCATAGCACAATCGCCAGGTCGTCGAACTGCTCACGCTTCCTCCCGAGCTCCAGCAACGCTTGCTCCTTCTGTGGACCGTACGTCAACTCGCATATCCAATGGTAAACGTTGGGGTCGTCTAGTGCATGTTGCGCCGTACCTGCAGGAGCATTACCACTCGAAGCGTTATTATTGGCAGAAGCGGCATTAGCATTCGAGCTACCAGCATTACCACCCGCACTCGCGTTTGGATTCTGATTGCCAGCATTGCCAGCATTGCCAGCATTGCCACCGGCACCCATAGGCGGAACACCCATCGGCATATTGCCCATCCCCATCATGTTCGGATTCAACCCAGGAGGAGGTATCACCCCGTCATCCAGAGAAAGAGCACCCACCGTATGCACACCAACattcattgtttttatcACTTGCTTATAGTTATTTTCTCAGTGTAATCCCTATTGGGTTGGCCCTGAGTCTTGAAGCAACTTAGCTGTTGTGCTTctgttattatttcttttcttctatgCGGGAAGAAGTGGACTTGTGCGATTTTTGGCTCTTCGCTTCGTCCTGAGTGTGGGTTTGGGCCATATTACCCGGCTTTTTACACACTATAAAGTAATGCGCAGCTATATGGGCCTTGGGGCATGTATAGAGAGTAGTGTAGTTCTCAGGACATGGAATACTCTACTCTGTACAAGTTCCTCGATCTGCAAGAACTACGGTGTGAAGTTGTATTGTACTTGTTCTACTGTTTTGACTTTTACAAAACGGATTATTCCTATTTGGTAGATGTATCAGAAATTTGGGTATAGTTAGATATACTTCAACGGTTACCGAGTACTGGTATCCTTTCAGACTGGTGCACAGCTATTTTGTCGTCATATCAATCTACCATGTTTttggaaaaagaaatccaTTCTATATTCTCCAACGCCTCCGCCATTCCATAAGAATGATGTTGTCACAATTTGTGTCCACACAAATTGTAAATAACATCTCACCTATGCAACATCAACGGGACCAAGTGAGATACGGTTATCTCCTTTTGGAGTAGATGCGTTGGGGATACTCTCTTTCTTGTATCTGTTACTAGAAGGAAGGAAATATCCGTTGAGACAAACGATTCTTGCGTCGctttttatactttttttttttcgttcTGGCAACCTTCGATGGGTTGCGCACACGTACAAGGTGCCTGTTAGGGTTTCTTCCAGCTATAACTGCATTAATGATATCTATGGATACTATTTTGTCTATATTCTGTACTTGTGCTATACTAGTTCTAGCTCGAAGCTGCTCTTGATGGCTCCTATCACTGCGCTTGATTGTATCTTGTCGTTGCCTCCCTTTGAGATGGCGTACTCGATGTCGCCGAGCTGTGAGAGGAGACTGATGCGGGtttcctctttcttcaacttgtaCTCCTCGAGTATCTTGACGATGGACTCGATCAGGTCTATGAGGGCCAGCCCGTTGCTGCTGCGGATCCTCGTGAGTGTGTCGTACGCGGTAGACCAGTCGTCCTCCAGTATGGACTTGAGTATCGTTTGTATGTCCTGGGGTCTTGGCGCACCACAGCACTCGTAGATGACTTCGTCCGTTATCTCGTCCTCCGGTGACTCCAGCGTGGCTTTGCTTGCCTGGAGCACATTCAACACACGTCTCATGTCACCGTTGGATAACTCCAGAAGGGCCTCTTTGGCCGCTGGCGATATCCGCAAGTGCTCATGGACCAGCACATTGGCCATACGCTTCTCTACCGCGTCGTTAGGCAACGGCTGGAACCGAAACCTCGTACATCTACTCAGCAACGCTGGGGTAATCTTGTGGCTGTAGTTGGCCAGGATGCAGAACCTGGTGTTCTTGGTATACTTCTCAATGATCCTTCTCAGCGCGTTCTGCGCCGCATTCGTCATCGCATCGGCCTCATCCAGTATGATCAGCTTGAAACCCTTGGAGAATATCTGCCTCGTGGATGCGAAATCCTTGATCTGGTTACGGACCACGTCTATACCTCTGTCGTCTGACGCATTCAGCTCGAGAACCATGTTGGAGTAGTTCTTACCATAGATGTCCTTGGCTAACGCAACAATGGTACTCGTCTTACCAGTACCGGGAGGACCATAGAACAGCAGATGTGGCAGCTTGCCCTCTTGAACAAACTTCTTCACCGTGCCAACCACTTCCCTTTGCCCATAGACATCGTCCAGCGTCTGCGGTCTGTACTTTTCAACCCATGGCAGGTTGTCTCTGTCTTCcgtcatcatcaatttccCCGCAACGTAACTATCCCAGTCCAGTGGCTTGTCTGTCCCCCAGTAATACAATCGAACATCACTGCTGTTCTTATATGTGAATCAAGTTCCTCTTAAATTTTGGTGTTCTTGGTGCgtaaaattgaaaaatccTGAAAAATCGATGAGCTGAGCTGTTGGTGATAAAAGCCATATGCGAATCAAGTACAGCTGGGAAGTGACTGCACTGACATCTCCCTAATTGGCATTCAGATACATTATCAGGGATAAGATGCTGCTGTGGGTATTGTTCTTGTACTTGCTGGCGTCCGGGTCGGCGTTTCGCTTCGGAGGCAATGACAGCTGGTGGAATAGGAGAGACTTAGCTGCCGGTGGTTCAGAAGTGGCTGTGGATATGCAGCTACTGGATATTGTGAACAAGGCCGATGGCGGTAGTACAAGCACTTCATCTGATGTTGGTGCTAGTAGTAGTGCTCAAAGCAATGCTGATGATACCAATGGTGATGGCGACGACGATGATGGTGACGAcgacgatgatgatgatggaGAAGATGAACCACAGATAATAAACTCGAACTTGATCTATGAATGGACACCGATAATATCGAAGATGACACCAGGTAAGGTCGATAACTACATGTTTAATATCAACCCGGAGTCAACCGGGCTTGGTTTTGCTCCAAGTTATGAAATTCTTATCTTTCTAAGCGGAAACATATGTCAGCAGCCGACTAACAGCACTGACTTACAAATAAGGGTATATTATTCGTTTGATGAGAAGATGCTGAGCAACATCTCTCTTGGAAATTTTGAGACATTCTCTAATGGTTATCTAGAGGCGTTACAGATAAGTCCCGTCAATCATACATCTAACGGTACCACGTTAAATAGCAAGAATCTATACGTCTCTGTCCGGCTGTGGGATTTAATTAATGATAAGGAAGTGGACAAGGATGATCCTAATATAAAGAACTTGACTAGTACTGAATGGGATTATAGGTTAAGTATCTCAGAAAATGACTTGGTGTTTCAATGGGATACTCGTTCCTGGATTGATGTCTTGGATACCGATAGTACTTCGGCTCTTATTAGTACCGGTAATGTCACTGATGATGGTCAAATATACTCTAATTATACAATTTACGACCCTACATTGTATGACTTATATCTTTACACATATGATGAGTATCAAAAATTTCTCAATGTTTCTGAACTATCTTTATGCGCAATTAAAAATGGTCCTCACTTAGTGTCATCTGAAGGTGCATCTGCGACAAATCCTCCTCTGGAGATGTTACAAGAAACTGGGCttaaaattcaaaagagaATTGCGGAATCCAGTTCTGGTATTGCAGAACAATTCTACATCACAGGATTAACACCAAATACAACTTATGCCGCTTtcttaacaaaaaaaattggtaaaGGCCAAAGTTTATCTAATGTTGGTGGTGTGTTGTTTGATGCTGAAATTTTTACTACGCAGACTTCTGATGCTTGCTCTCTGATTTTTGGGATGTCCTTCTGCTCTGATAACGCCTATTCTGTACCGTCCTCCGAGTTCACAAATGGTAACAAAAGTGACTTGGCGATAGAATACGACAATATTGCTTCAGCTTTATACTCTAATTTTAGTAAAGCTTTACAACTTGTACCTTGTGACGCCGATCTAGATGCAAGATATTCGCCAATAAGAACATGTGACGATTGTGCCACATCTTACAGAGATTGGATCTGTGCAGTTTCCATTCCAAGGTGTAGTACTACTGAATCATCTTCATATATTTACAGAAGTAAGACGGATAACCGCAACAGCTATGtgaataaatttattaaacCAACTGAAGACTACTATGAGGTATTACCTTGTATTGATATGTGCTATGCTATTGTAAGGGACTGCCCCAGcgttttcaatttcaagtgTCCTGATCAAGAGTCCGAACCAGAGTTACTCTTCCAAAGttacaatatttttaaacaGTCATCACCATTTATCACCTGCAATTTCATTGGTAATGCATCTTACCTTAAGATACACAAATAGTTTTCTCTTATGCAGGCCATGAGTATGCTTTtcttatataatttaaaatatttaatataaatttcaatatattcataatgACTCCTCGTGTTTTCTCTTCAAATCATTATGCtctgtttcttcaacaacagGTTGTGCTGTGGAACCTGTTGCTCCAGCTAAGTCTTCAGTTTCTTTCACCTTCAAATCTTTAATTTGCTGCTGATAAAGTGATTCAGcgtttttcaattcttctaCAATATTAACAGATGAGCCTTTTTCTAACACAATTTCAAGCACTTTCGCCCACACCTGTTCGTCTTTATCTGTAAAGTCTTCCAACTTGaaaacattatttttttcaagtgACCATTCTTGCTGTTGGATCCTTATTAGCTTAGTCATATAGCAGGAGGTCCTCATAGCTTTTCCAATATCACTTACTAGTGATCTAATATATGTACCTGATGATACAGAAGCCTTCGCATGTAGAAGTGGTGCCCTGTATTTGTCCTTAAGTTCGCCAATTTCTTGCTTTTCCTCGTCAGTTAGTGGAATTGGTGGTTCAATAGCTGCAACTTCGCTAGGTAaattcattttttcaacGTACTCTTTGGAGTAATATAATGTATCAAAGAGCATGTTTGCATTTAAGTCCTTCACTATTTGACTATTGCTTTCATCCTCAGTCTCGATTAGTTTATAGTCATGATCTTTACTCAATGTTTTTGGAAGAATTTCTAAATCATATATAGTGACTTGTCTTGGCTCTATAGCTCTAGGAAGCGGTTTGCCCTCTCTCGCATATTCATGCAGTGATTTACCGTTCATCTTTAGCGCTGAGTATATTGGAGGGGTCTGTTTCAAAGAGCCTCtgaatttttcttcaacagtTTTCACATCTTCCAATTTCAGATGTTTAACGGAATTTCTGGATAGAATTTCACCCTCAGAGTCTCCAGAAGTAGTGGATATACCAAATAGTGCTTCTGTTTCATACACTTTAACAGTACCAGAAAGGTATTGAGAAAGTTGTTTGGTACCTGTTCCAACACCAAGAACTAATACACCAGAAGCCAATGGATCCAACGTGCCACCATGACCCATTTTCACTTTCGATACTTTTCTTAACTTCCTTTTACTAGCTTTCTTCCCAGTTTGTTGTTCAAActgctttcttctttctgcAGTTGCTCTTTCGATTTCTTTTGAGAATACAGCACTATTATTAAAAATCTTTTGTACCTGCATCATGAACTGATTGGAGCTGATGCCGCTAGGTTTCTCAATTGCAAATATTCCAttcatttttcaataactATATAACGTAGAGTTTTTTAGATGTCTTTGTTGATGCCATAAACCAGGTATATATGTAATTGCCTCAATGTACCCATAAAACAAACGAATGTTACCTCAAAGCACTAACAACAACACCTCTATGATCCTATAGATATAGTACACCTACATTCCaaattttgcgatgagctaaaGTCGAATcatgatttttttcaaaaaatttcaatatgcTCAATCTAATATTGATGGATAGCACACAAATCAGTTAAAATAACTCCATATATATGAGCCTAAGAAACTTAAAAGAATACATTAATgaaaactaaaatattGTGGACTATTAGTTATTGATTTGGGGTTGCCACTATAACAgatgtattattattacgTCAAATCGATTTATTATTGTGAACTACCTCTCTACCATGGTTAAGATCAATTTGATGACCAAAACACTAAATAAAACTTTTACtgaaatattaaattttaaattcaaaatgataaaatgataatgcttatatattattatgtaTAATTAGTCATCCTTATCTATCTTTTTCCTCATCTGTCTGACTTTCTCCTTTATGCTATTATTCCAATGTACCCCAGTGAGACCTTTCTTAAACCCATAAATCTCGGACGACAATGCTTCATTAATGGTATCACTCGCGATTCTTGTTCCTGATTCTCCTGCAGGTGGTACATCTTCGTTAACACCACTAAACGTAGCATTTTTCCCATTATCGTGGAactttttgtatttttgcCTCTGTGTAGCAACATATTTCCTACACCTATCTATTTCCTCTTGATCCAAACGGTTGAAAGAcaatcttttcttcagaattattttatcaaatatatcGTTTGGATCGATTAACGATTTCGGGAAGACCTGAATGATTTGAAAGACTTCCATATCACTTTCATCTTTGCTCATTGATTTATGATTTCCATTCATGTAATTTGGAAGTAATGAACTTCCATTATTTCTTACTTTGCTTAAATCGTTTTCACAAAGCTTGAATATTGCCAGTGAGATCTTGAATAAGAAATGTGATTCTTCATAAAACATACAATCCCAGACCCTTAATGTGGTTTCTACAGGCATAACACCAACAAAACAACCCATAAACCAACTAGCAGTACATAGTGTAATTGGTGGtaatttatataaaaattcGTTTTTAACACCAGTTGAACCTCCATTTTTTATTCCCAACGAGTTGCTTGTCTTATTGATCGTCTTCAACTCCGGATTAATATAAGGCCAAATTTCAGGCAGATATTCTTTGATGCATAACATTAATACCGCTTGATCAATATTCACCCCTTCTAAGTTGACATTATGAACTCCAGGAAGGTACCTAGATGTTATTATCACGAGCATCCAAAACGCACGTTCTTCATCTAAGAACAAAAGCAACATACCTGCCAAGAAATTCATAGATTGACAATAACCGATTTTTGGGTTATATAGCGAAAATGCCACCAAAACCCTTCTAAGAGAACTTATTAAGGGAGGCTCATCTCCATGGTACGAGTTGTGTTGAAAATGCAAGTTATCAGGGAATGTTCTATGTAAATCCCTCTCAATAATATCCAGGTCttgtattttcttcttatcaGATGAAAGTAAAATTTCCATTCTTTCCAGCAGTTGGTCATATCTGTCTTTGTTCCTATTTAGTAGGTCCTGACCACGAGCAAAATACCACCAAGCATTTCCTCTCCATTCAGCAGGGATACCCTTTCTTACATACCTTTTCAACTTTTCACTTTTTGATGGAAATCTAGTTGGACTGTCATTATCTACAGGTAGACCACTCTTTTCAAGTAATTGCTTCCATTTatgttttcttcttatgCAATATTGGGAGTATTCATTCCACCAACTATCATATTTTGCCTCACTGACGTAAttagtttgttttttgaaCCCATAACGATCGTAGTGGAAAGTGCTCTGGCGCCTATCAGCTTTTATTTGCTGCTCCCTCAGCATTTCTTGAGTCATTGCAGCTTCGGTTGTAGCTTTTTCTGTATTATGTTGTCCAGGATTTTCTGATGTGTTTGATCCAGCATGTGGCGGGACTTCCTCATCTTGACTCTCATCATTGTCAACCTGTGTAGCCTCTGCCGGAACCTGCGGCTTCGAGACTCTCGATTCTACTTCATCCCCATACATATCTATGACGCTAAGATTtccatcatcttcattcaTAGATACTCCACCTAGTGTGGCTGTTCTTTTATGCGTTTTCGGCACATGCAACTGTGATTTGACCTCAATCTTAACTTCTTTGGTTTCGATACCACTTGTATCGTCACTCTCATCGATTGGCTGGTCGTCCTTCAATAAGCTGAAATTCAACCTATGCGAATTATGGACAAATTTGGATTCATCTAGTAGTTTAGATAATGTTGGATCactattattttcattatctgaCTGAACATTTTCATGAAAGTTAGGCAACGATGGTGACTTCTTTGGAAAACCAAGTACAGGTTTTTTCAAGTCACTCCTACTTGCATGAGTTAATCTCAAACCTGCTGTGCTAAGTACTGCTCTATTACTTTTCGGTACATCGTCTGAGTCCTgtgtacgtgctggtgcaTCTGTTGATCCATGAACTTCTTGCGGTTGAGTAGTCTCAGAGACAACACCGGCATCATCAATAAGATTCTCAGAAGACATTGTGAACACTAATAATATCCGTCTATTGTAAGGGAGTAGTTTTCTATAACGTTTGTAATAAGTTGAAATATTAAGTTTAACTTAAAATGCAAATTTTGATCTTATGAGCCAAAAGAACTACCAATTGGCTAATTGTATCGAGAAACTATATTATTGTAAAGGGGCGGACCGTGTAATATAGATTATATTACCCACAGCAAATGCAATCAATTCTATCAAAAACGTATAAGCCGAACAGAAGTCCTATTCTATAGCAATAGTCCTTTCGTAATGCCTTCGGACTTCGAGGGGGGGATAGGGACCTTCAATAATGTTCTAATTCTTAAGCACCAACAAAATGCTCCTTCTAAGTTGGGTTGTCAAGTAGAAAGGTATTATCTAGCAAACACTTTATATCCACTAAGAATGAAAACTTTTGTTCACGCTGATCAAGGTAACGACTTGCTTCTTCGTATCCGAACTTCCTTGGaagcttttcttttcatttcttgaaattttgtcaaaaaattgagcgatgagcttcttATGCGATGAGTATGAAGTTATAGATCAATAAATAGCACTTTCTGCTTACTATTAATAGGTTTTGAGATATATTGACAGGACTATAAAGCCCTCAGTAAACTGATTTCTTTAAGTTTAAGTTTGTTCTTTTATTGTTCAACTGAGGTGCTAATTTCTGTTCTGCTGTTGCCGATCCTTTGAGCCTTATAGAAGTCATAGGACTGATTGACTTTTTAAGCTACCCGAGAAAGGAGGGTTTATACTAAGCTGCAAATAAGTTGATGGCTGTATCTATATATGATTCCTTGAGGACACCGGGTCCAAAGCACTATAAATACAAGATCTGTGACGGTATCGATTTAGGGGATGGTTTAGTGATTGATCCATTGAATCTGGATTCTCTTGTTGTCTATGCTAAAAATGTCAAATGGAGTAGCTTCTGTGACTATGGGGTTCCTTTATACCTGGCGGCTGATACTATGGATACACCTTATGAATATCCACCCATTATCATGAATGATTGGCGTTGGTTTATATTTAATGACCATTACTTCGGCAAGTACTGGGGCTACGGTCTCTATACTATTCTAATGGTTTATAGTACCATATTTGTTATTACAGTTGCGTTGACAGTATTATCCTTTTTAACTGTTAACAAGGGTCCCTACAAAATCACTTCACTTCTTCTAAAACTTTCGTCGGTGCTGGCATCGACTAGTATAATATACTTTCTAACTTCTGCATTATCTACTATTAGTAGACAACAAGAACACTACGGTGTAGCCAATGGTAATGTTTTTGGAACATTGTTAAATTCAAATTTAGTTATCGCCACCCTTAACCTTCTGTCAATGTTTTTCTACAAACTATGCCAGGTATCAATTGTAGCCAGATTATTCGAAAGAAAACTAGAATGGAGAATAGTTGTATTTGTCGGTGGGATAATGAGCATAGTTTCATTTATAATATCGGCTATTGTCTCCTATACTGATCGTGTTGGAATTAGAAATGACAATCTGGTGACGTTAAGTCCATTCGGGCTGCTGTTCGATATAGCATTGGAAACCTGTTTTGCATTTATTATAGTAACTAACGTTTGGGGGACAAGAAAAACATGGGTAAGTCATTTGCAGATGTGGTACCTTGCCTTATTAACTATTGCAATCGTATTACTAAGTCCTGCAATGTTTTTAGCTGATGTCGGCACAGGGTTATTATCTGCATATGCTGCCACTGTCAGTCCCCTACTATACACAATGAGTACATTTGTTGCCTGGGAGTGGTTAGAACGTATCCATATATTAAAGAAAGCCGCCCAAGTAAAAAGTTTATTAGGACAAAAGATTTATGAGGATGAGCAAGAGGGTTATAACTTTGCTTATTATTCTGTTAATAATGAGAGCAACCTTGACACCAACTCAGACTCACATATATCCTTATACAATGATATGTTCCGTAATTCCGAACAATTCTCAAACGTTGGGAGCAACCTCTCTAGTAAGGAGTCGTCATCACTACCTGCACAGATGAACTCAACCggtatttcttttccaaCAGCTGTTAATCAAGTAGAATTTCAGAAAAGGAAATCATTCCTGGACCACCTCACTAACTTTACCTATTCAAGACCTTATAAAATTTACAAGAAGTCAAAATCAATTATTCAATTAAGAAAGAGGAATAGCGAGACAGTCAAAAATGAAAGGTCTAATGAAGAGCTATCAATTGAAAaggtaagaagaaggttGGGACTAACAAATGAAAGAAGAGAGTATGTGTATAACACTAAAGATATTGTATTCGcttctgatgatgataCAGAATCTGAGTGCGAATCAAAC
This is a stretch of genomic DNA from Nakaseomyces glabratus chromosome M, complete sequence. It encodes these proteins:
- the RIM21 gene encoding Rim21p (CAGL0M03663g~Ortholog(s) have role in ascospore formation, cellular response to alkaline pH, cellular response to lithium ion and cellular response to neutral pH, more); this encodes MAVSIYDSLRTPGPKHYKYKICDGIDLGDGLVIDPLNLDSLVVYAKNVKWSSFCDYGVPLYLAADTMDTPYEYPPIIMNDWRWFIFNDHYFGKYWGYGLYTILMVYSTIFVITVALTVLSFLTVNKGPYKITSLLLKLSSVLASTSIIYFLTSALSTISRQQEHYGVANGNVFGTLLNSNLVIATLNLLSMFFYKLCQVSIVARLFERKLEWRIVVFVGGIMSIVSFIISAIVSYTDRVGIRNDNLVTLSPFGLLFDIALETCFAFIIVTNVWGTRKTWVSHLQMWYLALLTIAIVLLSPAMFLADVGTGLLSAYAATVSPLLYTMSTFVAWEWLERIHILKKAAQVKSLLGQKIYEDEQEGYNFAYYSVNNESNLDTNSDSHISLYNDMFRNSEQFSNVGSNLSSKESSSLPAQMNSTGISFPTAVNQVEFQKRKSFLDHLTNFTYSRPYKIYKKSKSIIQLRKRNSETVKNERSNEELSIEKVRRRLGLTNERREYVYNTKDIVFASDDDTESECESNNILNESIDSHFPENGAGSV